The region GGGCTGGGGCGGCGGGAAGACCGGCTTGATCGGCACGCCGGTGTCGTTCTTGTTGTAGCGATAGACCACCGAGATCGCGCTGTCCAGCGGCAGGGTGAGCCCGAGCCGGACGTTGCCCGCCCACATGTCACTGTTGTCGTTCTTGAACTGCCCATTGCTCTCGAAGTGCACGCCGGACAGCGCGTAGTCGAAGATCTTGTACACCCCGCTCGCCGACAGCCGGTTCTGCATTGTGTCGTAGTTGCCGAAGGCGTTGTCGACGACGGCGCTGAAGAGACGGCCGTTGCCCTTGCGGGTGATGATGTTCACCACGCCGCCGATGGCGTCGGCTCCGTACAGCGTGGACTGCGGTCCGCGGATGACCTCGATGCGGTCGATCTGCTCCGGCGAGATGTCGGACAGATCGGTCTGCCCGAGGGTGGGGCTCGAGACCCGGACGCCGTCGACGAGGATCAGCACTTGATTGGCGTTGGCACCCCGGATGCTCAGGTTGGACAGCTTGCCGTAGCTGCCCTGCTGGGTGACGTTGACGCCCGGAATGTTGCGGAACGCATCGTCCACCGTCGAGTAGTGATAGGTCTTGAAGTCCTCGCCGGGGATCACGTTCAGGGCCACGCCCAGCTGACGCGAGGGCGTCGCCACGGTGGTGGCGGTCACCACGACCGGGTCCACCCCCTTCTTCTCCTCCTGCGCCTCGGCCGCGGCAGCGGCCATCAGCATCACCATGACAAGCATTCCCAGTGTCCTTCGCATGCGCGCTCCTCTTCTCTCGAAAGGATGGCACTCCGGCATCGCGGCCAGGTCTCCTGACTCGTGGATCGGCGTCGTGGCCCGGCCTTCCCGGGACGTCGTGGCGACGTCCCAGTGGCTCCCGTACGGGATCGGGCGTGACTTCCCACTCACAGTGGCGGGACCGTGCCGGCTTCGGCGCGAACATCGGCCGGGACCGGCTTCCCTTGAGCCGCGATGGTGTCCGTGCTGGGCGTCTAGCGGCGATCACCTCCCATCTCGCTCTCAGACCCTCGGATAGATCAGGTGCACGGCGGGTCGGCGGCTGACCGGGTGCTTGTCGACGATGACCCGGCAGCCGTAGGCGGCCTCGAGCACCGCCTCGTCGATCACGGCCTCGGGGGGTCCGACGCGCACCGCCGCGCCGTCCGCCATGAGGAGCAGGCGGTCGGACAGCTCGGCGGCGAACCCCAGATCGTGCGACACGAGCACGATGGTGAGGCCCGTCTCGCGCCCCAGCCGGCGCAGGAGACCGGCGCACTCGGCCTGGTAGCGCAGATCCAGGTAGGCCGTCGGCTCGTCCAGCACGAGCAGGCGCGGCTCCTGGGCCAGCGCTCGGGCCAGCATGACCCGCTGCCGCTCGCCCCCGCTCAGCCGGTCGATCAGGGCGCCACGCAGGTCCAGGACGCCCACCGTCTCCATCGCCCGGCGTGCCGCGGCACGATCCTCGGCGCTCTCGAAGAACCGCCGCGGGGCGCGGGGGAAGCGGCCCATCAGCACGAGCTCCTCGACGATGTGAGGGAAGCCGCGCGGCACGTCCTGCGGGACGACCGCGACGTGCCGGGCTACCGCCGCCCTGGTCAGCCCGGCAAGGTCCTCGCCGGCCAGGAGCACACGACCGGCCGACGGTTCGAGGACTTTCGACAGCAGTCGCACCAAAGTGGTCTTGCCGGAAGCGTTCGGCCCGATCACGCCGAACGTTTCCCCGGCCTGGACTTCGAACGACAGATCGCGGATGGCGAAGTCGCGGCGGGCGGCCCCCTGAGACGCATAGGTGAAGCCGAGCTGCCGGCACGCCAGGAGCGCGGTCACAGGCGCGGCTGCCCGGTGCGCGCCCGCAGCAGGTAGATGAAGAACGGCGTCCCGCAGAAGGCCGTGATGACGCCGACCGAAAGCTCGGCCGGGGCGATGACGTTGCGCGCGACGGTGTCGGCCAGGAGCAGGAACGCCCCGCCGCCCAGCATGGCCGCGGGAATCACCACGCGGTTGTCCGATCCCAGGAGCATGCGGATGGTCTGGGGTACGATCAGCCCCACGAATCCGATCGGCCCCACGAAGGCCACGGTGGCCGAGGTCAGCAGGGCCGCGCCCGCGAAGATCCGGCGCTTGAGCGCCTCGGCATCCACCCCGAGCTGCTGCGCGCTCTCCTCGCCGAGCGCCAGAAGATTGAGCTGCCGAGCCGCTCCGACGACCAGCCAGAACCCGATCGCGACCGCGGCCGCGAACACGGCGAGGCTGCGCGGCGCGATCGGACCCAGGTTTCCGAGAAGCCAATGCACGACGCCGCCCAGCCGGTCGAAATCGATGATCGAGATCAGCACCGTGATCGCCGAGGAGAAGAACAGGCTGATGATCACCCCGGCCAGGAGGAGCGTGTGCACCGGCAGACCGCCAGCGCTTGCCGCGATGAGGTAGACCGCCATGCCGGCCGCCAGCGCCCCCGCGAACGCGCAGGCCGCGAGGCCCAGCACCTCCACGAGGCCGCCGCCGAGGCCAAACACCTGCGCGACGATCACGCCGAACGCCGCCCCGCTCGAGACGCCGAGCACGGAGGGCTCGGCCAGCGGGTTGCGCGACAGCGCCTGGAAGCCCGCGCCCGCCACCGCGAGCGCGCCGCCGGCCAGCAGCGCGGCGAGGATCCGCGGCAACCGCAGGCTGAGCACCACGACCTGGTCGACGCCCCTCACACGACCGGCCAGCACCGCCAGCACGTCGCCCGGAGGGACGCGCGCGCTGCCCAGGAACAAGGCCCCGAGCGACGCCAGGGCGACCACGAGTGCCAGGCCGAGCAAGATCGCGGCGAGGCGCGCGCCGGACACGGGCCCGGTCATCGGGCCGCCGCCTTGTCGAATGCCTCGGGATGGATCAGGCGGGCGAGCCGTTCCAGGCCGTCGACCATGCGCGGGCCGTACCGGTGCATGAGGTTGCCGTCCATGGTGTAAAGACGGCCCGCCGCGATGGCGGGGACCTGGCCGAGACGCTCCCATTTGGCCCGGACCAGCGGGCTGCGCTCGGAGCCGTGGCTCGCCAGGACGATGACCTCGGGATGCCGCGCCAGGGCCGCCTCCATGCTGTAACGCGGATAGCCCGGGCCGCCGTCGGCCGTCACCGAGTCGCCCCCGGCGAGGGCGATGAGCTCGGAGACGAGCGCGCCGGGCCCCGGCACGATCAGCGGGTCGGGCCAGAGCACGTAGAGCACCCGCGGACGTGGCCGGCCGCTCACGCGGGTCGTCACGGCCTCGATCCGGGCCCGCATCGTCGCCACCGCGCGATCGGCCGCCTCGGGCCGCTCGGTCAGGCGTCCGAGCCGACCCATGACGTCCATCACGTCGGAGACCGTGATTGGATTGACGAGGAAAACCGGAATGTTGAGCCGTCCCAGCTGATCGAACGTCTCATGGCGATTGCCCGCCGGTGTCGCGACGACCAGGTCGGGCTTGAGCGACACGATCCCCTCGAGGCTGGGAGCCAGCATGCCGCCCACGCTCGGCTTGCGGCGAGCCTCGGCGGGGTAGTCGCAGAAATCGGTTCTGCCGACGAGCCGGCCCTGCGCGCCGATCGTGAATAGGATCTCGGTCACGCTCGGCACCAGCGAGATGATGCGCGTCGGCGGCGCCGGAAGGTCCACCCACCGTCCGGTCTGATCGGCGACGGTGAGCGCGGCTGTCGGCTGAGGCAGCAGCAGGGCCATGGCCAGCGTCGCGAGCAGGCGGCTCATGCCGACGCGCCGGGCGGGTCGGCGCGATCGCTCACGCCGGCGGACTTGAACGTGGCCATCTCGGTGAAGACGGCACAGGCGGCCCGAGCCAGGCCGATGCA is a window of Candidatus Methylomirabilota bacterium DNA encoding:
- a CDS encoding ABC transporter ATP-binding protein; the protein is MTALLACRQLGFTYASQGAARRDFAIRDLSFEVQAGETFGVIGPNASGKTTLVRLLSKVLEPSAGRVLLAGEDLAGLTRAAVARHVAVVPQDVPRGFPHIVEELVLMGRFPRAPRRFFESAEDRAAARRAMETVGVLDLRGALIDRLSGGERQRVMLARALAQEPRLLVLDEPTAYLDLRYQAECAGLLRRLGRETGLTIVLVSHDLGFAAELSDRLLLMADGAAVRVGPPEAVIDEAVLEAAYGCRVIVDKHPVSRRPAVHLIYPRV
- a CDS encoding iron ABC transporter permease, giving the protein MTGPVSGARLAAILLGLALVVALASLGALFLGSARVPPGDVLAVLAGRVRGVDQVVVLSLRLPRILAALLAGGALAVAGAGFQALSRNPLAEPSVLGVSSGAAFGVIVAQVFGLGGGLVEVLGLAACAFAGALAAGMAVYLIAASAGGLPVHTLLLAGVIISLFFSSAITVLISIIDFDRLGGVVHWLLGNLGPIAPRSLAVFAAAVAIGFWLVVGAARQLNLLALGEESAQQLGVDAEALKRRIFAGAALLTSATVAFVGPIGFVGLIVPQTIRMLLGSDNRVVIPAAMLGGGAFLLLADTVARNVIAPAELSVGVITAFCGTPFFIYLLRARTGQPRL
- a CDS encoding cobalamin-binding protein, whose protein sequence is MSRLLATLAMALLLPQPTAALTVADQTGRWVDLPAPPTRIISLVPSVTEILFTIGAQGRLVGRTDFCDYPAEARRKPSVGGMLAPSLEGIVSLKPDLVVATPAGNRHETFDQLGRLNIPVFLVNPITVSDVMDVMGRLGRLTERPEAADRAVATMRARIEAVTTRVSGRPRPRVLYVLWPDPLIVPGPGALVSELIALAGGDSVTADGGPGYPRYSMEAALARHPEVIVLASHGSERSPLVRAKWERLGQVPAIAAGRLYTMDGNLMHRYGPRMVDGLERLARLIHPEAFDKAAAR